In the genome of Phycisphaeraceae bacterium, one region contains:
- a CDS encoding DJ-1/PfpI family protein, whose protein sequence is MVKSVLILAGDFVEDYEVFVPFQMCQLVGLRVHAVCPDRKAGEKVKTAIHDFEGDQTYTEKPGHGFALNHDFARVNPSDYDGLYVPGGRAPEYLRLNQRVLEITRHFFDAKKPVAAICHGLQILSAAGVLKGRTCTGYPAVGPECTGAGATFKNTDATEAVVDGNLVTSPAWPGHPAMMREFFTLLGVKISV, encoded by the coding sequence ATGGTCAAATCCGTCCTCATCCTCGCCGGCGATTTCGTGGAAGACTACGAGGTCTTTGTCCCGTTCCAGATGTGTCAGCTCGTCGGGCTGCGCGTGCACGCCGTCTGCCCGGACCGCAAGGCGGGCGAGAAGGTGAAGACCGCGATCCACGACTTCGAGGGCGACCAGACCTACACCGAGAAGCCCGGGCACGGCTTCGCGCTGAACCACGACTTCGCGCGCGTGAACCCCTCGGACTACGACGGGCTGTATGTGCCGGGCGGGCGCGCGCCCGAATACCTGCGCCTCAACCAGCGCGTCCTCGAGATCACGCGCCACTTCTTCGACGCGAAGAAGCCCGTCGCCGCGATCTGCCACGGCCTCCAGATTCTCTCCGCCGCCGGCGTGCTGAAGGGACGCACCTGCACGGGCTACCCGGCCGTCGGCCCCGAGTGCACAGGCGCAGGCGCAACCTTCAAGAACACTGACGCGACCGAAGCGGTCGTCGACGGCAACCTCGTCACCAGCCCCGCGTGGCCCGGCCACCCGGCGATGATGCGCGAGTTCTTCACGCTGCTGGGTGTGAAGATCTCCGTGTGA